From Juglans regia cultivar Chandler chromosome 9, Walnut 2.0, whole genome shotgun sequence:
TAATCATGCCACGGCCCTCTCACTCTGAATTGAGGGGCATGAGAACTCACTGAAGTAAAATCTTTCAAACGCCCTATGGGGAGTAAAACCCAGACAGAATGATCTCACCAGCCAAAACTGTTTATCAGGTAATATAGGGAAAATGGTAGTGTGAAATCAAACCCAGATGTATGAGTGTACAGCTCATCCCAAGTCCACCCTTTGACCACTAGGTTGCATCCTTACGGGTCACAAACAACATTGCtttgaataaaaagaaaaaaaaagtccaagTTTAAGATCAACAGATGGTTATGATTATTGAATCAAGTCCCTGGCCTGGGAGAATTGCATTTTGCTTCTTTCTCTTCACTTTTTGACACAGGAAAACCTTAGGTGGTGATACATGAAAGTGATTGCCAACCCCATGTGGCGTCATATATACATTATTACCCGTAAATAAAACTTTCAGATTTGTAAATTTAATAGAATATGAGTTTAAGATAGAGTGAGGTCTAGTGACTTACAAGGGCATTCCACAGATCAACCCACTGCCAAGTTCCCTCACCAGGAGTTCTATATGGCACTCTCGGTGTCCCTATAGGACTCATTCTAACTCGTCCTCTTATTGATATTTGGTTATGAGTCCTGAAAATATATTAAGTGCATCATACATTAAGAACATATTGCTTTAGAAAGtagaaaatttcaaaagaaaaataaaatcatgcaAGTATTGATACATTCTCTTTATTCAAAAaggataaattaaatattataaaaaaaaggataaattaaatgaaagttaTTTCCTAAAATATAGATAGATCAGCTCAGATGTTATTCAGGTACACAAACCATAATGGAAGAAATAGAATTATCGCATAATATTggcataaaaacaaaataatgactTATGAGAGGAAGAACTTCCAACTACAGTGAGTTATACTCTAGAAGAAGAAATACTTGACACCTTCAAATCCATGTGTGTTGGGGATTTACAGCACTTAGGGAACAATGGGTTACGCATTATATAACATTGATATAAACAGTCAAGCACCCATAACGCAAGTGCACATCCAGCTGCACATCTGAgttaaacataaaacaaaaaaactcggGGACAATCTAAAGATAACAGGAACAAAAAAGCAATAACAAAAGCTTAGGCAGTTAGGCTAATCCCACCGATGTcatattaataagaaaataaccCAATAAAGTTTCCtttggataaaaaatattaaaaggtAACAAAATGTAGTTCAAAATAGCTTATAATCCCTctaacccaattaaaaaaacTCTTCTAATGCTAACTCGCTCAGTGAAGCAAAACGTTGTAAAAATCGAATTACAAGATAATATATAGCTCTAGGTGCATCCAAAAgtagaaaaatcaaaattatgcTACCAAAGAACAACAAATACCCAATGTCATCTTGACATCGGATACATATGCTTTCAAGTGATTAAGCACAAAACTTACCAACCGTGCAATCCAGAACAGTCAGGTTAATCTTTACGACCCACGAATGAAATTGCAAAACATAGAAGTTAACAGAGTTAGCCTATAATTCATTCAGTTACCTGGGCTGCAGGCTCTTATTAACTTTGCCATAGAATTCAGCGGTCAAGTTAGGTATTCCAGCTCCAAACGGACCTACCAACAacgatgaaaaataaatatggtaCAAAATGGATAGAGAAGGAACATTCAGGAAAATATAACGTATGTGAGCATGCCTGAAGATTGAAGCTTCAATCCTGAATAAAGCTTTGTCGCGCAACTGTCAAAGACAAAgatcaattaattataatacCAGTCGATTTTCCCGTCCACTTGTAAAATACTAGCGAGCGAGAAAAAGGGAGCGAACCTGAGGCGATGATGTGAGGCTCCAGTCTGGGGGTGAATACCGGTAGTATGAAGAGAGACTGCCATGTTTCACAGAGAGAAGAAGCGAAGGTTTCTACTCTTCTCGGAAATAGGATGGAGGGGTAAGATTACGAAATAGAGAAGGATGAGATGGTGCCGGTACTATTGTAACTTACTACTCTTTAGACTGATCTGAGCCGTTGGAGCTCGGTAGGAGAATGATAGGCTTTCTTAATTCttactttctctttttttattattttttaaataatttttcatttataaattctGATTTTTGTGAGTCGATGTTTATCATTTACTCTAAGATATAAAAACTTCGagcaaattaattttttattctgaaGTTTCACATTCAATATCCTAATAAACTATTAGACATGcttgtaaataattttatttaaaccaaactgaagagaaaaaaaaaaaaaagtataacaaACAATAAATATGGATATGCGTttagcttcttcttttttttctttatgaaaaataatagttgcagtcgtaagtatgtaaatattgtacaattatttaaaaaagtgaataaatatgaaatttacataaaaagaaaattaatttttttaataatagatatcatttttttttaaaatgactatatgtattattttttttattagcattgtTTGTAAATTAATCTTGGGGAGCACAAACTTTTATAAAGGAACTTGGCACAATTGCAAGTAATTCAAGAAGCATACCTTCCATGACTAAAATTTTGTGCatctattataatataatgagaaatgatttgtataaattataaatagataaattatgcgcaagaattatataaaaataatctcataaattgacgtgattttatctAATCCGTTATATCTACTTCACAgtaaaattaactttacaatatgataaatcacatcaaataacatcaatttatataattatttttgtgtaatctatttATAACTAGAGTACTTTTCATTTAGAAAATACGTTGTACTATGCTCTCGAAAAGTTGGgtggttaaaataaaaaagaggatgactttttaactaaaattggGTTGAACTCTAAAGTTGGGGGTTACATTGGGATGTTTCAACAAGGATTGCTTACAAGCAGGATAACACTGCCTTCTACAAAAGCGAAGTACAGAAGGGGTGGGGGGGAAGAGATtaacttattatccaaacaaataCAAACCCTGCTATTAATTTAGTTACAATTGGTGTTGCTTGGAGGCAGCAGTCTATCGCTAACACCTTAGCAATAGTTTGCGGCATTCGATACCTCCAGTACATACTCCAGAAAGTAAGTTACAGTCCCCAACTATTCATGCTCATCCAGTGTGGTTAGAATCATCCTGCAACAGATGTACAAGGAAAAGTCTTGTGATCTGTTTATAGACTATCAAAATTGAAACAATAAATTTTTGAGAAACAGCAAGCAGGCTCTCTAATGGCAGTACCAAACTATGGAGAAAATGAGCAGAAATATGAGATAGAAGAATTTGAACAGCCGCTGCTTCTTTTCCCAATTCAGCAGGTTGAATATCTCAGTGACATCTACCAGGTGCCGCCTTTGCAAGTACCTGATCAAGTGGAGGATGTATTTAGCAAGGTCACAAAACTTATACATTCTAGCATCTCAGAACACCAACACATGACCACTGCAAGAAACCAGCAACTAGTGCAAGCTACAAGGTAGCAATTATATGCTATCTACTTCTGCACATAAATACTGACGTCCTTTCTTCCTTTGTTATCCCACATCCAACTTCTCAGGAGATTCAGGACAACTCAATTACGTTGTCAGAAATCTGAAATCTCAAAGGGTGGTTTCACATATTCATCTAAACATTGTAACACATCAATAGTAACAGAAACCAAACCCCGAATTATGTGTATTCAAACAGGTGAAAATCACAAATTTGTGGAAGGGGAgacacaaacaaaagaaaacttacAGTCTAACATTGTAGAAAAGGTATGGACCACACAGCAGGGACATAAACCAATGCCTTGTTACGAGATAGAATACACATAACACTCCTTGTGCAATGAACTCCGGCAAAATCACTCTGTTGATTCGAGATGAAGAGTCATAAGGGTTGATATAATCAAACTCTAGATCTGCCAGGCACATAAGCTGCAAGAAATGTTTGACTGTTAAAGTTCCATATTTCATTCAACTAAAGAAACAATGAATTAATGGAAATCCCCCGATTATATGCAAGTACAATGCTGCTCACGCTAAATAAAACTGTGGGAATCCCCCGATTATATGTAAAACTATATGCAAGTACAATGCTGCTCACACATAAGCTTACCTAATGAATCTTTTTTAAAACCTATATTCTATGGATGCTATCAGCTACAAGTTTCAACCCGCTAAATTTCAGAATAAAACGTTTTTGATAAACGAATCTGAAACTTTAAACTTCAGTAGTTTAAGGTCGAGGTAAGATGCCAAAGGTCACTATTTGACTTAATTTAGAGCCCTGTCATTATGTCATATAAAACTTTAACAGAGAGAGGAAAAGTCATGGAACTTATGCTATCAGTTGACTCAATAAGATACCTATGAGAGATATTTCACGTAAACGAGAAAAAAGGATTGAATATCAATTTTAACCAAGAATTGAGAAGAAAATCGATGACGCAAACCCGCCCCCCCAGTTACGAACATATCTACCAAAGCCAGCTAATATTCACAAGAGCCTAATTTTAACCACTATATTCCAAATCtcgaaatgaaaaaaaaaaatccaaaatcttaaaaaatgcaCTCTGAAATAAAGCATACgaaccaagaaaagaaaaccaatagATATAACAGAAATTCAGGGTATTGTCCTTTTGGGATTGACCTGATAAACGACGAGGACGAGCAAGGctatgagaaagaagaaggaGACGAGCCACAAAAGGAGATCACCCAtgctcctcctccttctcctctAGCTTCTATCTATCTCGGTCGTAACTGATGTCTCTTCGAATTCAATGCGTCAATCAGCAATCCCAGAAGGACGCGCACGCTATAGCAACGCACAAGTCGCTGCTCCAATAGAGATGAGGTACGGAATGCGCGcggctttctctctctctctctctctgtatatatatatatatgtatatgtatatatatgtacatgggTGATTGGTGAATGTGTATGTTATTTTGCGGCAGATACACGAAAAGGATCGAATAAACTGAATGAGGGGTTGGACCGTTGGATGGCTCCACAGAGACTAGGGAACGCGGAGCACCGAGGGTGAgcgatgtgattttatttacatttttattcccattttagtatttataattttcaatttttaagtcTTTTTCACTTTGGGTCTTGGGATCTATAGTCAATACTCTGTACTCGCTATAAAATGACATAAATTTGAAGTCTTTCGAACTTTCCACTCTTATAGTCTCCCACGTTTCTAATTTATAAATCCAACATTTTATAAGGGCCATGGCCCATGGTTGACAAAAAGGATTCAGAAGATTTTTGGGCTCTAAAGGATTGGGCCTTTGCTTGGCCTTTTGATACTTTTACCTGATTTTTCTTACATCTATCGGCCTCTACTAAAAGCCCATTTTGATTACACCTATCGGCCTCTCCATGGGTTTACATGGtttaatatgtatataagagaaatgatatttataaatataaatgtgTAAGTGTTGtgtagtcgttttaaaaaaagtgaataaatataggatttatatgaaaagaaattaattttttaatagtaaactctactcttttttaaaatgactatataacatttacacatttcatgattatatataacattacaaTATGCACAGGTAGTTAGTATAAATACATAGTTTAGGATACATGAAGAGTTCAGGAAGTAGACAATAGCAAATaaaaaactctatatatatatgctaatagTATCGCACATAATACAGCAGTACTTATGGATTAGAAGCATGGCTATATACAAGTGGGGGCTAACGTTGACTGAAAAGGCGCCGGCTAGACCTATAACAAGAAATCCATTAACTTGGCTAGTGGAAATGCAGCTTCAGTTGCATCATCTGCTTTCTCGGAGAAAGTAGAGCCGGTAGAGGTGGATTGCTTTAAGCACAAGAAGAAATTCCTAGACCCCAAGTTTATCAACTTCTCCTCTGGCTTCAAACCTGCACCCACCATCCACACGAAGTTGGTCCATGTTTTGTACTtcagaaaaaattcaaaacaaaaacaaaagagaaattaaAGAACGCAGCTCTTAAGTATTAATTGTGCTAAAATTGCTGTCTGCAAGTCCAAAACCAATACTAAGATAAGTTCGAAAAGAAAGGACGACGCAGAAAACTTTTTCTTGAAGATAACCGAGTCGACACAGTCACTCAGGGACTTTGGGAATTTCTAAAAGAGGAAATTTTCTTAAGTCTCTAAGGCCATGAACGGGAGAGCTAGGGTACTCGAACGCATACTTTCCAAGCTGAACTGCGAGTAGTGGAGCTCGAAGCTGGGAGGATCGATCTTTGGCAGCAACGGCCTCCTTTTTTCCCTGTCGTAAATCTCCAACACCTCCTTGATCAAGTCCAGGATCGTGTTCTCAGGCAGCATGACCACCTGTACAGGACCCAAGCTTCTCTCGATCGTCACGTTGAGCAGCAGCTTGGTCGGCCTGCCGAGGGACCCTCTGGTGGCAGGAGCCGACTTAAGTCTTCTAGGGACAGTGATGAGGCCGCCAGGACGGCGAACGATGTCGGAATGTCTTTCCAACGGGAAGGTCTGGAGGGACCTGTAGGAGGTCGACGGAATCCTAAACACGTTAGGTCGCCGATGAAGCGTTAGAGACGGGGAAgtcatgaagaagaaaaaagattagACGAAGGGTTTGAGCTGGAGATCAGTATGGTAGGAGTGGGAGTGGGTTAACGTTATGCTTGTCGTTGGAAGTAGGGTTTTCTTTGTAAGCAAGAGTACGTGAGTAGCTAGCGTTGGAGAAATGGCGGAGTGTTTGAGTTTCAAAAAAGAAAGCTCGAAGCTTCCGAGAAAGTGGCAAACGTGAAGCAGCCCCATTAATACTTGGCTGATTGAAACTTGCTCAATagtaataataaactaaaatagTTCGGCCGTTGGAAGATGCAACAGCTTCTTTcgtaattttatgaaaataatgaaaaaataaatgttttagtaCAAAGAATATCtaagtaaattttaaaatacaatcGATTGAGGTcgtatgttatattataaattagagttaacatattatataaaattaggTAGacagtgaatttatttttatggagcAGCTCATTAGCTTGTTGATAAAAAGTACCCAAAACGAGGAGAATAAAGCAATCTGTCTGGGGAAAACGCCAAGAAAGCGAACAAACAAACAATGGACATGACTTTTGAAGTGAGAATTAATTATGGGGTTGGGCACAGCGTGTGTTGCGTGCATGGGCGTGCCACCGAACTCAAATGCATGCAAGAAGAGGAAGGACAAGGAGCCGGAGCAGCTTGAAGATCACCCGcggaccctttttttttttttaagttgtatattaaataagaaaatcatatataatattttttcatattcctaatCATAAGGGTGAGATCATTGCTTGGATGTTAGAATCTTGCATGATGGATTGAGAGATTAACCGTCTTTATACGATCACTATAAATAATGGATCCTCTAATGATGTTGTTATTAATCATGTGAGGAAGATCATAAGAGATAAGAAGTTCATAATTTTGGAGGATGAGTTTATACATGTGTGATGTGCTGCATATATTTTAAACCTTATTGtatgtgatggtttaaaaattatacgtgatacaataaataatattagagagGCAATAAGATTTGTGAGATTTTCATCGACAATGtttgatatgtttaaaacatgtgTAAAGGATCTGAACATTGAGTGTGAGAAAATGGTGCGTctagatgttcctactagatagAACTCAACATGCCTAATGCTTAGTGTtgctgaaaaatacaaaaaagctTTTGTGCTAATGGGAGTGAGGGATTCACAGTTTTTGCCACCTCCTTATGAGGATTGGAAAAGGActcgtatttttattaagtttctaaaagttttttatgaCGCCACCTTAAAAATCTCTGACTCATTGTATGTGACCTCAAATAtgttatttcaacaaatttgtaCAATTGAGCACACTTTGAACAAAATGTGTCAGAGTAAGGATGGTGTGTTGATGAACATGACATCTAATATAaaacttaagtttgataaatattgggagaaCAAGAATaggatgaacatgattgtttataTAGCTTTTGTCCTTAACCTTCAATATAAGATTACAACATTGTCATACTGATTAAAAAGGTGCAAAGGGAATGAATGTGGAGATAGAATTGAGGCCAAAGTAAGATTGCTCGTGAATCGTTTGATTGAAAAATACCACAAGTTTTATGGGCTAGATAATGAAAGATCAAATATGGCTCATAGAAGTTCCTCAAGTATTATTGGTGACGACCTGGACTatgaagattttgatacagctCTAGAGCAATATCTTGAGGAGCAAAACAGATCGGTATTTAGCTCAGACATGGATAGATATTTGTCGGATGTGATTGAACAAAAAACACtcgagtttgagattttgacttGGTAGAAGAGgaactcatttagatatctCATCCTTGCGGAGATTGCACGTAATGTATTGGTCATCTCTATTTCCATAGTTGCATCCGAGTCCGCATTCACCACCGGTGGATGTGTAGTGGACCCATATTGAAGCTCATCAGCGCCAGAGACTGTCCAAGCATTAATCTGCGCACAAAATTTGAGTTGTAAACTAATTAATTCTTAGGAGACTGTCCAAGCATTAATCTGCACACAAAATTTGAGTTGTAAACTAATTAATTCTTTGGAGGTACAAGAGCATGTAGAAGGCATTGACATCGGAGCTAAATgcttttctttgttaattttgattttttattactaacttatccatttaacttaacctccaatttttttttttctttttaaggtaACCATCTTCATTCAATTTCAGCAACTTAAGCATATTCCGCTTGAAGATATTGAAGAACCCCTCAAAGGTTTCACCAATGCTCACATCTGAATTTTGTCTGTGATCATAAAGTTTTAGTGTTGGCATTGTACACTTGATTTGATATTGCTTCAACTCGTGTTGCAGATGAAAGAAATCAATTTTCTCCCAATTTCAAATTCAAGATGTGAAGAGTAGTAGCATTGTACTAGTTTAATTAGttatgatgtattattatttagtttgttctttgtaaattaatatt
This genomic window contains:
- the LOC108981851 gene encoding protein cornichon homolog 4-like codes for the protein MGDLLLWLVSFFFLIALLVLVVYQLMCLADLEFDYINPYDSSSRINRVILPEFIAQGVLCVFYLVTRHWFMSLLCGPYLFYNVRLYLQRRHLVDVTEIFNLLNWEKKQRLFKFFYLIFLLIFSIVWMILTTLDEHE
- the LOC108981855 gene encoding uncharacterized protein At4g22758-like codes for the protein MTSPSLTLHRRPNVFRIPSTSYRSLQTFPLERHSDIVRRPGGLITVPRRLKSAPATRGSLGRPTKLLLNVTIERSLGPVQVVMLPENTILDLIKEVLEIYDREKRRPLLPKIDPPSFELHYSQFSLESLKPEEKLINLGSRNFFLCLKQSTSTGSTFSEKADDATEAAFPLAKLMDFLL